The following nucleotide sequence is from Photobacterium gaetbulicola Gung47.
TTTTTTTGATAATTGCTCAGGGGCGTAAGTGTAATTTGCAACCTCAAACCATTAATGCCTTGATAGCTAGACAGGTTGTCGAGGCGGGAAAAAATGCTAGGGAGAGCATTCCTCCCCTACTTAATGTTTGTGTTATGAGCAAACAAACCATGAGTTGGCCGGGGCTGTGATATATGAAGTACGGTGCCAGTTAACCTTTTCTCGCATCGGTGCTGTTCTGATATCGCCCTTGAACTTTTCTTTTACCGAAACTTTGACCAGACCATCGTTGACACTGAATACCTGTCCTCGATAGGTGTGACCGAGGTTGGTTTGATGCGGATGATCATAGAGGCATACCGTGGCGCCGACATGAGAGTAAATATACTGGCTTTCATCGCCCCAAGGTGCAGTAGGCGGCGATGCCGGTTGGTTGATTGCCTGCGTGATCGCAGTTCCGGGGGCTAGTTCGCGCAGCGGGGAATAGGGCTCATAACCCAGAACTTGAGCGCTTTCATACCACTGGCTTTGACTCGCTTGGGTATTTTCGTTTAACCGTAACGTGACAAAAGGCCCGTCCAAACATAAATCAGCCCATAATGCGGTGCTGGTGATTTTCGCAGAGAACAGTGGCTGTTCATTGGGAGTATTGGCAGCGAGTACGCACCAAGCGCCACTGGCTTGACTGATCAGCTGTCCTCCGTTGGTATCACAGACCCTTTTGGCCAGAGCTTGATATTCCGCAATATCATTTGCAGCCTGTCGGGGGTTATCTGAGCAATAGCGATAGGTATAAGCAAATGTATTTTTGGGGTAGAACACCCCTTTATCGACAACGGCTCCGTTACGGCGGGTATCCGTTAGTGCGATGAAACTCTGGGTCGAATCATAAAAACTGTATTCTCCACTGCGCCTTACCCCGTCAGGCCCGGAGCTGCAGCCACTGAGCAACAGCGAGATGAATACGGAGAATGGAACGATCTTTTGAGTCAATGAAAACATTGCGCACCTACCTCCAACGCCTACGACATGACAGATTCCGTAACCTAATCAAAAACGTTACCTGTGTCACAAAACAAGCTTGGGTATAAGTATATCGGATTTGTATCGAACTGCTTGCGATGTCTGGATGCTGGGCACCTATCGCTATTGTATGTAGTGCCCAGGAATATGAGAGCTTATTGGCTAAGTGGCAGACTGGCTCCAAGCAGGGCAAATACCGAGCCGCATCCTCGGTTGAAGCGCTGGCCACTTTTTTTCAGCCAAGGGCGCAGCTGATGGGCAATGCAGGCAACAAAAAACTCAACACAGAACTCCACCACTGCGAATGTCGCCGCCAGAATGAAAAACTGGGTGAGCAGTGGTTCATTGGGCGTCATAAATTGCGGCAAGAACGCGCCAAAAAATAAAATAACCTTTGGGTTTGAAACTGCCGCCAGAAGCCCCTGGCGAAAGCGGGCCAATTGCCCATTGTCAACAACGGTCTTGTTTTCCAATGTGATGGCTGGAGCTCGCCATAATTGGATCCCGAGGTAGACGAGGTAGGCGCCACCGAGCCATTTCAGCACAGAAAGCACATGTGCCGAGGCCATCATGAGCGAGCCGATCCCAAACATCGAAATGGCAATTACGCCAATAAAGCCAGTTACTCCTCCCAGAATGGTTGGGAGTGTTTTTCGGCGGCCATAAAGGGCGCCGTGACTTAAGGCCAGTAAGCCATTTGGGCCTGGAGCAAAAGCTAATCCAATGACGGCTACCAAATAGAGCAACCAAGTTTGCAGTTCCATAATATACCTTATAGAGGAGAAGGGGCTGGCTGGCAGTATACGAGTGAGCGGTACAAAAGTTATGGTTATATCTGGACTAACTGAGGTAATATTTGGACATTATCAGCGTTTCACGGATCCCCATGTCTACTCATCTGCCTTCATCTTCAGCCCCGGAACCGCCAATGAATGAGCCGGATGTACGTTTCTTGCTGGTCCCGTTGCCCACTTTTAATATGCTGCCGTTTGGCAGCTTTCTCGATAAATTACGTTTTTCTGCCGATGATGAGGATTACAGCCGGCAGAAATACTGTGCTTGGGATGTGGCAGGATTGTCTGAAGGCGAAGTGGTATCAAGCAGTGGTGTGCAGCTCTCGATTCCGCTGTCATTCAAACATGTTGATTTGGCTCAATATGATTATGTCGTAGTGTTTGGTGGCCGCAGCGCCGGCGAGATGAAAGCTATGGCTGCTCTGTACCAGTCCTTTTTCAAGCAAGCCGTTGCCAGAGGCACTACTTTGGTGGCGGTGGACAATGCCAGCTTTTTACTAGCTGAATTGGGATTGTTTGCCGGTTGTGAAGTAGCTGTACACTGGCGTCACCAGCAGGAGTTTGAGACCGCTTTTCCGACGTTGAAGGTGAGCTCTGACCAACTTTATTGTTTAGATGGTAAGCGGATCAGCTGTGTTGGAGGTTCTGCCGTTATCGAATTGGCCATCGAGCTGTTAGCTCAAAAGTGTGGCCGTGAGAGGGCGTTGAAAGGGTTGGCGGATATGCTGGTGGATGAAACCCGAAATAGACAACATTATTTGAAATCACTGGGACACGAGAGCAACCAAGCGCATCGACATAATCGCCATATTTCACGAGCGATCTCACTCATGCGCCAGAATTTATCGGTATCACTGAGTATTGAGGCATTGGCCGTGCAGTTGGGGTTAAGTCGTAGGCAACTCGACCGGGTTTTTAAAACAGAATTGGCAATTAGTCCTCGCGAATACTGGGCTGAAATGCGGATGGATCATGCGCATTGGCGCTTGCAAAATTCCTTCTTCAGTCTTTCTGATATCGCCAATGAAGTCAGCTTCTCTGATGTAAGTTATTTTTGCAAAGTGTTCAAGAAACACTTTGGATATAGCCCAACCCAATTGAAGAAAGATGGCAAGGTACATTAGTATCCGGGTTGTTATATCTACAGAAAAACAGCGTACTAGTGAGTGCGTATTAATTGCGTTGTTGTTATTGCTGTTTTTTGTACTTTGTCATCGGTTTTTTAAGACGGATTTGTATTCTTGAGTAACAGGCATTCCACAACATATCAGAATCTATTCTATTGAATAAACCTTGGAGGTAATTGCTATGTTTCATAGCAATGCGTTATTTTGTATTGCTATCTATAATTAATATTTATTAATGAGGTGGCTCATATTCTTGTATGGCTTCATGCACAGGAAGTGGGTTTGCGATAATTCGTGTTCCATTTGGAAAGTGATGAAGTATTATCTTGCTTTGTTTCTTTTTGGGGAGGCTAAATGTTGAATTTGGCGTCTATTGAGTGTATTCCAGAATTTTCTTTTGATTTTATTTACTTTCTGCTGAGCAGGTCACATTAGCGCTTGCTCTTATTGCATATACATCACATTTTCCATTCCCTGCCTTCTGTATATTTTCGACCACGACAATGCTCGTTCGAAAATAATATAGGTAACGAAATGAAAAAAGTATTTGCTCACCGTGGTATGTCTGCACTTGCTCCTGAAAATACGCTGGCAGCATTTTCCATGTGCAAGCAATATGGAATTCAATGGATTGAATGTGATGTCGACATCCTGGCCGATGGAACGGTCGTTTTATCTCACGACGATACGCTGGATCGTTGTACTGACCGCTGTGGAAGTTTATATGACCTTACCTTAAGCGATTTATCTGATATTGATGCAGGTAGCTGGTTCCATGATGATTTTATCGGCGAAAGAATCCCCACCTTTGAACAACTCGTTACACTAGCTAATGAACATGAGCTTAACCTAAATGTTGAGATCAAGTCTTGTACTGCCGGCTGGGAGATGACCGATAAGCTACTTACGAATGTCATCCGTGATTTAGAAAAGTTAAACCCAGAACGTGAG
It contains:
- a CDS encoding putative transporter protein (COG1280); its protein translation is MELQTWLLYLVAVIGLAFAPGPNGLLALSHGALYGRRKTLPTILGGVTGFIGVIAISMFGIGSLMMASAHVLSVLKWLGGAYLVYLGIQLWRAPAITLENKTVVDNGQLARFRQGLLAAVSNPKVILFFGAFLPQFMTPNEPLLTQFFILAATFAVVEFCVEFFVACIAHQLRPWLKKSGQRFNRGCGSVFALLGASLPLSQ
- a CDS encoding AraC family transcriptional regulator (COG4977), whose translation is MSTHLPSSSAPEPPMNEPDVRFLLVPLPTFNMLPFGSFLDKLRFSADDEDYSRQKYCAWDVAGLSEGEVVSSSGVQLSIPLSFKHVDLAQYDYVVVFGGRSAGEMKAMAALYQSFFKQAVARGTTLVAVDNASFLLAELGLFAGCEVAVHWRHQQEFETAFPTLKVSSDQLYCLDGKRISCVGGSAVIELAIELLAQKCGRERALKGLADMLVDETRNRQHYLKSLGHESNQAHRHNRHISRAISLMRQNLSVSLSIEALAVQLGLSRRQLDRVFKTELAISPREYWAEMRMDHAHWRLQNSFFSLSDIANEVSFSDVSYFCKVFKKHFGYSPTQLKKDGKVH
- a CDS encoding glycerophosphoryl diester phosphodiesterase (COG0584), which codes for MKKVFAHRGMSALAPENTLAAFSMCKQYGIQWIECDVDILADGTVVLSHDDTLDRCTDRCGSLYDLTLSDLSDIDAGSWFHDDFIGERIPTFEQLVTLANEHELNLNVEIKSCTAGWEMTDKLLTNVIRDLEKLNPERELIVSSFNHLALVEFKRRRPETAVACLFEDANLWDDWCSILEACQAEYIHPEDVNLTKEKVQKFKAAGYKINVYTVNDLTRANQLFNWGVDGVFTDIANQFPSKYKK